The window CCGAGGGCGCCATCCCCAAGGCCGGCGCCCGGATCATGGACCTTCAGGAGCCCACGAGGAAGATGTCGAAGTCGGCGACGTCGCCACAGGGCACCGTGCTGGTCCTCGACGAGCCGGCCGTCATCGAGCGCAAGTTCAAGCGGGCGGTGACCGACACCGAGACCGAGGTGCGCTACGACCCCGAGTCCAAGCCGGGGGTGTCGAACCTGCTGTCGATCCTTGCCGCCTCCACCGGTGGCGACCCAGAGGCGCTCGCCGCCGGCTACACCCAGTACGGGCCGCTCAAGGCCGATGCCGCCGCTGCGGTCATCGAGCTCCTGCGCCCGGTCCAGGCCCGCTACGCCGAGCTCATCAACGACCCGGCCGGGCTGACCGCCGTCCTCGGCGCCGGCGCCGACCGGGCGCAGGGTCGGGCAGCCGCCACCCTCGCCCGCGCCCGAGAGGCACTGGGGCTGCTACCCCGCTGAAGAGTGCGCCGCCGCCCTCGGCCTCCACGTGGTCGGCTGGGCCATCCGCGGCCGAGCGTCCGGTGTGGTCATCAACGGCACCTGCTTGGTCGCCGCCGCCTGAACCGGTCGAGGCGGAGGTCAGCCGAGGGCTGAGGGGGCGGCCCTAGGCGCGCCGCGGCCATCAACACAAGTCGTCGATCTCGAGCGACGGCCGCGATGATGGAGTTCCGACTATCGGCACGTCGGCGCGCCTCAACTCAGGTGGCCGGGGACGAGCCCCTTTTGCTCATGGGGCCGTTCGTTGCCCGAACTTAATCATGTTGCCGTCCCCGTCCAGGACAGCGAACTCGCGCAGACCCCAGGGCTGATCTGTGAGTGGCCCGTTCGGGTGGACAACGCCGGAGGCATTCATCTCCTCGTAGAGCTGATCGACGCCGTCGACGTCAACTCGGCACGACGTTGCCTTGGGGATGTCGGCGTCATCGGTGAGCCAAAAGTGGATCTGAACGTTGTTACGTTCGACGATCCCGTAGTCGGGGTACCGGGCGACCGCCGTGAAGCCCAACTTGTCTGCGTAGAACCGTTGGGTCGCCTCGATGTCGAGCGAGGCAAGCACAGGGACGGCGCGTTGCAGTTGTGCCTGAGACGGGTCGGTTGGCAAGGGTGTGACCTCCGTTGAGTGCAGAGTGCGGGCGACGTGGTCGAGAAGCTGGTGGCGCTCGGCGACCTCCGCGTCGAGGTCACGCTGCCACTGGTCGATCTGATCCTTGGTGGGGCTCTCCAGGAATGCGGCGATCTCTGCCAAGGAGACGCCCGCCCGGCGTAGCAAGGCGATCCTTCTTGCGATCGGAATCTGGGAAGGCGCGT of the Acidimicrobiales bacterium genome contains:
- a CDS encoding glyoxalase superfamily protein — translated: MDEALISIGQFASLTWLSPKALRLYQSQGLLDAAEIDPNSGYRYYAPSQIPIARRIALLRRAGVSLAEIAAFLESPTKDQIDQWQRDLDAEVAERHQLLDHVARTLHSTEVTPLPTDPSQAQLQRAVPVLASLDIEATQRFYADKLGFTAVARYPDYGIVERNNVQIHFWLTDDADIPKATSCRVDVDGVDQLYEEMNASGVVHPNGPLTDQPWGLREFAVLDGDGNMIKFGQRTAP